A stretch of Prunus dulcis chromosome 6, ALMONDv2, whole genome shotgun sequence DNA encodes these proteins:
- the LOC117632828 gene encoding protein DETOXIFICATION 27-like gives MPSNSALVEAEVPLLDDIASTVRSKHEHSDDEDQGTLARRSWIESKKLWHIVGPAIFSRVASYSMLVITQAFAGHLGDLELAAISIANNVIVGFDFGLLLGMASALETLCGQAYGAKKYYMLGVYMQRSWIVLFLCCILLLPIYLFASPFLKLLGQPTEVAELSGIVAMTMIPLHFSFAFQFPLQRFLQSQLKTGVIAWVSLLALAVHVFVSWFFVYRLHFGVIGTAITINFSWWVLVFGLLGYTVYGGCPLTWAGFSMEAFSGLWEFTKLSAASGVMLCLESWYYRILILMTGNLQNAEIAVDALSICMTINGWEMMIPLAFFAGTGVRVANELGAGSGKGAKFATKVAVVTSIIIGLFFWLLIMMFHKEVGYIFTTSEAVLTEVNSLSLLLAFTILLNSVQPVLSGVAVGSGWQSYVAYINLGCYYLIGVPLGFLMGWAFHQGVMGIWAGMIFGGTAVQTLILAIITIRCDWEKEAEKATMHILKWTDKK, from the exons ATGCCAAGCAACAGTGCACTAGTGGAGGCGGAGGTTCCTTTGTTGGATGATATAGCTTCAACCGTCCGATCAAAACATGAACACAGTGATGATGAAGATCAAGGCACTCTTGCAAGGAGATCTTGGATTGAGTCAAAGAAGTTGTGGCACATAGTTGGTCCAGCAATCTTTAGCCGTGTGGCGTCTTATTCCATGCTGGTTATAACTCAAGCCTTTGCTGGTCATCTTGGTGACCTTGAGCTTGCTGCAATCTCCATTGCCAATAATGTCAtagttggttttgattttggtcTCTTG TTGGGGATGGCAAGTGCTTTAGAAACACTATGTGGGCAAGCTTATGGGGCCAAGAAGTACTATATGCTTGGAGTTTACATGCAAAGATCATGGattgttttgttcttgtgCTGTATTCTGCTTTTGCCAATCTATCTGTTTGCCTCTCCATTTCTAAAGCTTTTGGGGCAACCCACAGAAGTAGCAGAGCTATCTGGGATTGTGGCCATGACCATGATTCCACTTCACTTCAGCTTTGCTTTTCAGTTCCCATTGCAGAGGTTCTTACAGAGCCAGCTCAAGACAGGCGTGATTGCTTGGGTGTCTCTGCTTGCTCTTGCAGTGCATGTGTTTGTGAGCTGGTTTTTTGTGTATAGGCTTCACTTTGGTGTGATTGGTACTGCAATTACCATAAACTTTTCTTGGTGGGTTTTGGTGTTTGGGCTTCTGGGTTACACTGTTTATGGTGGTTGCCCCTTGACTTGGGCTGGTTTCTCCATGGAAGCTTTTTCTGGTCTCTGGGAATTTACTAAACTCTCTGCTGCTTCTGGGGTTATGCTctg CCTGGAGAGTTGGTACTATAGAATACTGATCTTGATGACTGGGAATCTACAGAATGCAGAGATAGCTGTGGATGCTTTGTCTATATG CATGACGATCAATGGCTGGGAGATGATGATTCCTCTGGCTTTTTTCGCAGGAACTGG AGTGAGGGTTGCAAATGAGCTTGGAGCTGGGAGTGGGAAGGGAGCCAAGTTTGCCACCAAAGTGGCAGTTGTTACATCAATTATAATTGGCCTCTTCTTCTGGCTCCTGATCATGATGTTCCACAAAGAGGTCGGCTATATATTTACAACTAGTGAAGCTGTACTCACTGAAGTCAACAGCCTCTCCCTCCTATTAGCCTTCACAATTCTCCTCAACAGTGTTCAACCAGTTCTCTCTG GAGTAGCTGTGGGGTCCGGTTGGCAATCCTATGTGGCATACATAAACTTGGGTTGCTATTATCTCATTGGGGTTCCTCTTGGGTTTTTAATGGGATGGGCTTTCCATCAAGGAGTTATG GGAATTTGGGCTGGAATGATCTTTGGAGGGACAGCAGTCCAAACCTTGATATTGGCCATTATCACCATTCGATGCGACTGGGAAAAAGAG GCAGAGAAAGCAACCATGCACATATTGAAGTGGACAGacaaaaaatag